One Peromyscus leucopus breed LL Stock chromosome 2, UCI_PerLeu_2.1, whole genome shotgun sequence DNA window includes the following coding sequences:
- the Txn gene encoding thioredoxin isoform X2 translates to MVKVIDSKEAFLEALASAGDKLVVVDFSAAWCGPCKMIKPFFHDIAADCEVKCMPTFQFYKKGQKVGEFSGANKEKLETSIAEFI, encoded by the exons ATGGTGAAGGTGATCGACAGCAAG gAAGCTTTTCTAGAGGCCCTGGCGTCTGCGGGAGACAAGCTTGTAGTTGTGGACTTCTCTGCCGCGTGGTGCGGACCTTGCAAAATGATCAAGCCCTTCTTTCAT GATATTGCTGCGGACTGTGAAGTCAAATGCATGCCGACCTTCCAGTTTTATAAAAAGGGTCAAAAG GTGGGTGAATTCTCTGGCGCTAACAAGGAAAAGCTTGAAACTTCTATTGCTGAATTTATCTGA
- the Txn gene encoding thioredoxin isoform X1: MVKVIDSKEAFLEALASAGDKLVVVDFSAAWCGPCKMIKPFFHSLSEKYSNVVFLEVDVDDCQDIAADCEVKCMPTFQFYKKGQKVGEFSGANKEKLETSIAEFI, from the exons ATGGTGAAGGTGATCGACAGCAAG gAAGCTTTTCTAGAGGCCCTGGCGTCTGCGGGAGACAAGCTTGTAGTTGTGGACTTCTCTGCCGCGTGGTGCGGACCTTGCAAAATGATCAAGCCCTTCTTTCAT tCCCTCTCTGAAAAGTATTCCAATGTGGTGTTCCTTGAAGTAGATGTGGATGACTGCCAG GATATTGCTGCGGACTGTGAAGTCAAATGCATGCCGACCTTCCAGTTTTATAAAAAGGGTCAAAAG GTGGGTGAATTCTCTGGCGCTAACAAGGAAAAGCTTGAAACTTCTATTGCTGAATTTATCTGA